The Thermococcus sp. genome includes a region encoding these proteins:
- a CDS encoding 6-hydroxymethylpterin diphosphokinase MptE-like protein has translation MKWEEWEPFYRRIVREMGYSVEKDRKAAQILRALLFEGDEYLTADELSSIVGRKAYVFGAGPSLENALRKFDFSDGTLIAADGATSALLDVGMTPDIIVTDLDGRIPDLRLANDRGSFMVVHAHGDNIDRLTSYVPFFSRILGTCQTEPLDIVYNFGGFTDGDRAVFLAEALGAGEITLVGFDFGETVGKWSKPSLKEHSPVWESKRKKFFFAEELLKWLEKNGMARIMYFRPNP, from the coding sequence ATGAAGTGGGAAGAATGGGAGCCGTTCTACAGGCGCATCGTTCGGGAAATGGGTTACTCCGTTGAGAAAGACAGGAAAGCGGCCCAAATTCTCCGCGCCCTCCTCTTTGAGGGAGACGAATACCTCACGGCAGACGAGCTTTCCTCCATCGTCGGAAGAAAGGCATACGTCTTCGGTGCAGGTCCAAGCCTTGAGAACGCCCTGAGAAAGTTCGACTTCTCCGATGGAACGCTCATAGCGGCCGACGGTGCAACCTCAGCTTTGCTTGATGTCGGGATGACCCCAGACATCATAGTCACAGATTTGGACGGCAGGATTCCAGACCTGAGGCTGGCGAACGACCGCGGTTCCTTCATGGTGGTTCATGCCCATGGAGATAATATCGACAGACTTACCTCTTACGTGCCCTTCTTTTCCCGGATTCTGGGCACCTGTCAGACGGAGCCGCTCGACATCGTATACAACTTCGGCGGCTTCACCGACGGCGACAGGGCCGTCTTTCTGGCAGAGGCCCTTGGAGCGGGGGAGATAACTCTGGTTGGCTTCGACTTCGGAGAGACCGTCGGGAAGTGGAGCAAGCCGTCCCTCAAAGAGCACTCCCCCGTCTGGGAGAGCAAGAGGAAGAAGTTCTTCTTCGCGGAGGAGCTCTTGAAGTGGCTTGAAAAGAATGGAATGGCAAGGATAATGTACTTCAGGCCAAATCCATGA